In Anomaloglossus baeobatrachus isolate aAnoBae1 chromosome 3, aAnoBae1.hap1, whole genome shotgun sequence, one genomic interval encodes:
- the LOC142295811 gene encoding uncharacterized protein LOC142295811 — MYLQFTVLQMCTNKEEFLREFIEVYQTQTPLWKIKSPEYSNRQLKKDAYLKMIAIYDKYHPNQKGTEDLVKRKIQAIRTVYKKELNKIEESKRSGAGTGDVYVPTLWYFDLLNFTRDQELHRPSTSSLNIGGDIPPDANNEVTISEEPTTSQQSTSEQLMETPASQLTNVDLVEAGPSNVSYTQSWQRRKKTIPPNTTTAVTKLMGVAQNILDQHNRPPLSGIAMFVDDEMRELTPDQKYIAQCLIQDVLRLARAKKLTDSSYVAIGKVSHPVEPVEPVEPVEPVEPVDPVEPVDPVAPVDAPEIPQAAAEPSRQALRKGGVRGRRSRMSLNYL; from the exons ATGTATCTCCAATTTACTGTTTTacagatgtgtactaataaggaggaattcctacgtgaattcattgaggtgtaccagacgcaaacacccttatggaaaattaaatcccccgagtacagcaataggcaacttaaaaaggatgcgtaccttaaaatgattgcaatatatgacaaataccatcctaatcaaaaaggtaccgaggatctggttaaaagaaaaatacaggcaatacgcacagtttataagaaagaactgaacaaaatagaggaatccaagcgttctggtgctggcactggtgatgtctacgtcccaacgctgtggtattttgatttattaaatttcacaagggaccaggagcttcacaggccatcaaccagtagcctcaatattggtggtgatattccccctGATGCGAACAATGAAGTgactatatctgag gagccaacaacaagtcagcAATCAACATCTGAACAactaatggaaactcctgctagccaattaaccaatgttgatttggttgaggcaggcccatccaatgtgtcctacacacaaagttggcaaaggagaaaaaaaaccatccctccaaacactactacagctgtaacaaaactgatgggagtggcacaaaacatcctagaccagcacaacagaccacccctttctggtattgctatGTTTGTGGATGATGAAATGCGTGAACTGACCCCAGATCAAAAATACATAgcccaatgtttaatccaggatgtcttacgtttggcaagagcaaaaaaactaacagactcatcctatgttgccattggcaaggtttctcatcctgttgaacctgttgaacctgttgaacctgttgaacctgttgaacctgttgaccctgttgaacctgttgatcctgttgctcctgttgatgcccctgaaattcctcaagctgcagcagagccatcaagacaagcacttcgaaagggtggtgtgcgtggccgtaggtcacgcatgagtttg AATTATCTTTGA